From a single Fulvivirga ulvae genomic region:
- a CDS encoding alcohol dehydrogenase catalytic domain-containing protein yields MEYPRIPGHEISAIIEKTGPGVPQSFKTGQRATVEPYTNCGQCTSCKQKRFNAYRYNQTLSVQRDGGMAGYISIPWQKVLVEEDLNYVQLALVEPITVGFHAILY; encoded by the coding sequence GTGGAGTATCCGCGAATTCCAGGACACGAAATATCAGCTATTATCGAAAAAACAGGTCCAGGCGTACCACAATCTTTCAAAACAGGGCAACGGGCTACTGTCGAGCCATACACCAATTGCGGACAGTGCACATCATGTAAACAAAAAAGGTTCAATGCATATAGGTACAACCAGACCCTTAGTGTTCAGCGAGACGGAGGAATGGCCGGATATATCTCTATTCCCTGGCAAAAAGTACTGGTTGAAGAAGATTTAAACTATGTGCAATTGGCCTTGGTGGAACCAATCACTGTTGGTTTCCATGCGATACTCTATTAA
- a CDS encoding aminotransferase-like domain-containing protein yields MFKYEDIARTIEEQIRLGVLKIGQRLPSVRELCKERNVSPSSVFKAYYALEAKGLIEARNRSGYYVSLHPLLEKRDTQKKSDEPQESFYPTSRDTGEIINSVERAKLLPDKVVLANATPSNKMLPIGKLRKSAREILIQYGDNLLKYEDASGMGPLKNHIVIQASKWGGRFKPEDVVVTSGCLEAINLCLDILTNNGDNILIDPLNYFNIREFLTGKPVNIYTFPFNTPDFDAEAFEKTISEFNITLCLVCPNFHNPTGISMADHHKKRLVEIAGAKGVNIIEDDVYGDVYFGTRRPSTLKSYDRFGCVCYCSSFSKSLAPGFRVGYCLTEAYADKLARAKRLLSLGTSSLSQAALADFMRTGRFDLHLKALRKQLHMNLLKYGDAIIRYFPPTVKFNVPDGGFVLWLRFPASVDGYEFFKESLKSDIVVVPGQIFAQHGTHTNYIRLSYSEPFDELIEQSVKRLGELAYKMIDES; encoded by the coding sequence GTGTTTAAATATGAAGATATAGCCCGTACCATTGAGGAACAGATTCGCTTAGGCGTGCTGAAGATAGGTCAAAGGTTGCCATCAGTCAGAGAGTTGTGCAAAGAAAGAAATGTAAGCCCTTCATCTGTTTTCAAAGCATACTATGCCCTTGAGGCAAAAGGCCTTATTGAAGCCAGGAACAGGTCAGGATATTATGTTAGCTTACATCCTTTATTGGAAAAGAGGGATACACAGAAAAAGTCCGATGAACCTCAGGAGTCATTTTATCCGACTTCCCGGGACACAGGAGAGATCATCAATTCAGTAGAACGGGCCAAGTTACTGCCCGATAAGGTTGTGCTGGCAAACGCTACACCTTCGAACAAAATGCTGCCGATTGGCAAGCTCAGGAAGTCTGCACGTGAAATCCTGATCCAATATGGTGATAACCTGCTGAAGTATGAGGATGCATCAGGGATGGGACCACTTAAAAACCATATCGTTATTCAGGCATCAAAGTGGGGAGGCCGGTTCAAGCCAGAGGATGTTGTAGTCACCTCCGGCTGCCTGGAGGCTATCAACCTTTGCCTGGATATACTCACCAACAACGGGGATAATATTTTGATAGATCCTCTTAATTATTTCAATATACGGGAATTTTTGACCGGTAAGCCGGTGAATATCTACACCTTTCCATTCAATACACCAGATTTTGATGCTGAGGCTTTTGAAAAAACCATCTCGGAATTTAATATCACGCTATGCCTGGTATGCCCTAACTTTCACAATCCAACAGGGATTTCTATGGCTGATCATCATAAAAAAAGACTGGTGGAAATTGCCGGAGCTAAAGGGGTAAATATCATCGAAGACGACGTGTATGGTGACGTTTATTTTGGCACCAGGCGTCCTTCTACATTAAAATCCTATGATCGTTTTGGTTGTGTCTGCTACTGCTCGTCTTTTTCGAAATCCCTGGCTCCGGGTTTCAGGGTAGGTTATTGCTTAACCGAAGCCTATGCCGACAAACTTGCCCGTGCCAAAAGGTTGCTATCATTGGGTACAAGCAGTCTGTCTCAAGCTGCTTTGGCTGATTTTATGCGCACCGGCCGGTTCGATTTGCACTTAAAAGCTCTTCGAAAACAACTACACATGAACCTTCTAAAATATGGGGACGCCATTATAAGGTATTTTCCACCTACGGTGAAGTTCAATGTGCCGGATGGAGGTTTTGTCCTATGGTTAAGGTTTCCGGCTTCCGTAGATGGCTATGAGTTTTTTAAGGAATCTTTGAAATCCGATATTGTAGTTGTACCCGGACAGATCTTTGCTCAACATGGTACTCACACTAACTATATTCGCCTGAGCTATTCAGAGCCATTTGACGAGTTAATCGAGCAGTCCGTGAAAAGGCTTGGTGAGCTGGCTTATAAAATGATTGACGAAAGTTGA
- a CDS encoding RNA polymerase sigma factor produces MEVLEKADDVIETIAGNDEMAEIYERVFPVVAKFISSAGGSFEDAKDIFHDALVIYMEKITHDPVGVIKSDQAYIVGIAKHLWIRKYRKDVHNTSLSNMENEFKIPDDYFLTASSSRLLNFLKIAGKRCLDLLRAFYFQEMSIKEIAGQLGYSHEHSVSVQKYKCLEKVRNTVKTKSMTYDDFAE; encoded by the coding sequence ATGGAAGTACTTGAAAAAGCAGATGATGTAATTGAGACAATAGCCGGCAATGACGAAATGGCTGAAATATATGAGCGGGTTTTTCCTGTTGTGGCAAAATTTATCAGCTCAGCCGGGGGTTCATTTGAAGATGCCAAAGACATTTTTCATGATGCCCTGGTGATTTACATGGAAAAAATTACTCATGACCCTGTAGGTGTCATCAAATCTGACCAGGCCTATATTGTAGGCATTGCAAAACACTTGTGGATAAGAAAATACCGGAAAGACGTGCACAATACGTCATTAAGCAATATGGAGAACGAGTTTAAGATCCCTGATGATTACTTCCTAACTGCAAGCAGCAGCCGGTTGCTTAACTTTTTAAAGATAGCGGGGAAGCGGTGCCTGGATTTATTGCGTGCTTTTTACTTTCAGGAAATGTCCATAAAAGAGATTGCCGGGCAATTAGGCTATTCACACGAACATTCGGTCAGTGTGCAAAAATATAAATGCCTCGAAAAAGTGAGGAATACTGTAAAAACCAAATCAATGACCTACGATGACTTCGCGGAATAA
- a CDS encoding tetratricopeptide repeat protein yields the protein MSDTCVKHIEDFWKNKTKSSTELFNKGSFEEALEGYQEALYRAEVLNHNFSNCLRVGIPFIQVYVISCNNLANTYEEMGQLEEAEKMLKRVIYYLLHMAGNDTLNIEEIQSELKRASLCYVRFADENHFGKVEHGQLLDELKEKFCKIS from the coding sequence ATGAGCGATACCTGCGTAAAACATATCGAAGACTTTTGGAAAAATAAAACCAAATCGTCTACTGAGTTATTCAACAAAGGGAGCTTTGAAGAAGCACTGGAAGGTTATCAGGAAGCGTTGTACCGGGCGGAAGTCCTGAACCATAATTTCTCCAACTGTCTTCGTGTGGGTATACCGTTTATTCAGGTTTATGTCATATCCTGTAATAACCTGGCAAATACCTACGAAGAAATGGGGCAACTGGAAGAAGCTGAGAAGATGTTGAAGAGGGTGATTTACTATCTTCTGCATATGGCTGGTAACGATACTCTCAATATAGAGGAGATACAATCAGAACTAAAAAGGGCATCTCTCTGCTACGTTCGGTTTGCGGATGAGAACCACTTTGGTAAGGTAGAGCATGGGCAACTTTTGGATGAGTTAAAAGAAAAGTTTTGTAAAATCAGTTGA
- a CDS encoding heme-binding beta-barrel domain-containing protein translates to MMHNHINHIISLLEGNWKGEGRGMFPTIPDFIYKEEFIFRGDPARMLTHFEQKTWVRSQGEHSFRASHWESGFLYFDADLNGFLNSAQNSGRCELLKLESVQEITEGHELLFESLQIINDIRMMQSARVWRLNDADKTFDYDMKMSTGKVQQITLHLQASLKKEV, encoded by the coding sequence ATGATGCACAATCACATAAATCATATTATAAGTTTGCTGGAGGGAAACTGGAAGGGCGAGGGACGAGGCATGTTTCCCACCATCCCTGACTTTATATATAAAGAGGAATTTATCTTCAGGGGCGACCCTGCAAGGATGCTTACCCACTTTGAACAAAAAACATGGGTAAGAAGTCAGGGAGAGCATAGTTTCAGGGCCAGCCATTGGGAGTCAGGCTTTCTGTACTTTGATGCCGACCTCAATGGTTTTCTTAACAGTGCCCAAAACAGTGGCAGGTGTGAACTGCTGAAGCTCGAAAGCGTACAGGAAATCACTGAAGGCCATGAATTGCTTTTTGAATCGTTGCAGATTATCAACGACATCAGAATGATGCAATCTGCCAGAGTATGGCGACTTAATGATGCTGACAAAACTTTTGACTACGACATGAAAATGTCTACCGGGAAAGTTCAACAGATCACTCTGCACCTGCAGGCCAGCCTAAAGAAGGAGGTATAG
- a CDS encoding nuclear transport factor 2 family protein: MKVDKMADLSQEIKEWQLMVTPENNMSKTEIIAAFSNGLFEKTFEYLSENATWEVVGENYFNGKEAIIRNCREVENYFRTVTTRFETFNIIEDGHKVAVNGSGEFIRDGLTVSYVQACDVYLFDDQGLIRSITSYCIQTSKPGTK; encoded by the coding sequence ATGAAAGTGGATAAAATGGCTGACCTTAGCCAGGAAATCAAAGAATGGCAATTAATGGTAACACCTGAGAACAATATGTCAAAAACAGAAATAATAGCTGCATTCTCCAACGGCCTTTTTGAAAAGACCTTTGAATACCTGTCGGAGAATGCTACATGGGAAGTTGTGGGTGAAAACTATTTCAACGGCAAAGAGGCAATTATCAGAAATTGCAGAGAAGTTGAAAATTATTTTCGGACAGTCACTACCCGGTTTGAGACCTTCAATATTATTGAGGATGGCCATAAAGTAGCCGTGAATGGTTCAGGAGAATTTATCAGGGATGGCTTAACGGTATCATATGTCCAGGCTTGTGATGTATACCTGTTTGACGATCAGGGCTTGATACGATCCATTACGTCATATTGCATTCAAACCAGTAAGCCTGGCACGAAATGA
- a CDS encoding aldo/keto reductase, which translates to MKYRNLGNSGLKVPVLSYGTATFAGTNEFFGKWGKTDVEEASRLIDISLDRGVNFFDTANVYSQGDSEIVLGKTLKGRRQQTIISTKATFQMGNGANDKGSSRFHLVKALEDSLKRLQTDYIDLYFMHGFDSETPVEETLRTLDNMIASGKVRYIGCSNFAAWQLMKSLSISEKLNLEKYIVYQGYYSLIGRDYEQELMPLLRDQNIGLMVWSPLGWGRLTGKIRRNQSMQDGRIKSGGDTGAPPVDDEFVFDVVDVLERIANEHGKSIPQVAINWLLQNPTVSNVVIGARNEKQLIDNLEAADWTLPEADFEELDLITKQAPIYPHWVGER; encoded by the coding sequence ATGAAATATAGAAACTTAGGAAACTCAGGATTAAAAGTGCCTGTGCTCAGCTATGGTACAGCCACATTTGCCGGTACCAACGAATTTTTCGGAAAATGGGGTAAGACCGATGTAGAGGAAGCCTCAAGGCTAATAGACATCAGTTTAGATCGAGGTGTTAACTTTTTTGACACGGCCAATGTTTATTCGCAGGGAGACTCTGAAATTGTATTGGGTAAGACTTTGAAGGGAAGGAGGCAGCAGACGATCATATCGACCAAGGCCACTTTTCAGATGGGCAACGGTGCCAACGACAAAGGCTCCAGCCGTTTCCATTTGGTAAAAGCTTTGGAAGATAGCCTTAAACGATTGCAAACAGACTATATCGACCTGTACTTTATGCATGGCTTCGACAGTGAAACTCCTGTGGAAGAAACCTTACGAACTTTGGATAATATGATAGCCAGCGGAAAGGTGCGCTATATCGGTTGCTCGAACTTTGCTGCCTGGCAATTAATGAAATCACTATCCATTTCTGAAAAGTTAAACCTTGAAAAATACATCGTATACCAGGGCTATTACTCACTGATCGGCCGGGACTATGAACAGGAACTGATGCCACTTTTGAGAGATCAAAACATTGGGCTTATGGTATGGAGCCCACTTGGTTGGGGGCGACTGACCGGTAAAATCAGACGAAACCAATCTATGCAGGATGGCAGGATCAAATCAGGCGGTGATACGGGTGCGCCCCCTGTGGATGATGAATTCGTTTTCGATGTTGTGGACGTTCTGGAGCGAATTGCTAATGAACATGGCAAAAGCATTCCGCAAGTTGCCATCAACTGGCTGCTCCAAAACCCAACGGTTTCCAATGTGGTAATAGGAGCCCGAAATGAAAAGCAATTGATAGATAACCTTGAGGCAGCAGACTGGACACTTCCAGAAGCTGATTTTGAAGAGCTGGATCTGATCACCAAGCAAGCCCCCATTTACCCGCACTGGGTTGGAGAAAGGTAG
- a CDS encoding NAD(P)H-dependent oxidoreductase, with product MKTLVIVIHPNIQDSVINKRWIDELNKYPGKYDIHQLHEVYPEEKIDVQAEQRLIEQYSKIVFQFPFYWFNCPPFFKKWLDEVLAYGWAYGSKSGYKVAGKKIALALSVGIDEHEYSTTGKYKYTMEQLTTPFELTFEYIKADYQPLFAYYGIELNASSEWVEKSVPLYIDFLESL from the coding sequence ATGAAAACATTAGTAATTGTAATTCATCCGAATATTCAAGATTCAGTTATCAATAAAAGGTGGATTGATGAGTTGAACAAATACCCGGGAAAATATGATATTCATCAACTGCATGAGGTTTACCCTGAGGAAAAGATTGATGTGCAGGCAGAGCAGAGGCTGATAGAGCAATACAGTAAAATTGTATTTCAGTTTCCCTTTTATTGGTTCAATTGCCCTCCGTTTTTCAAAAAATGGCTGGATGAGGTGCTGGCCTATGGCTGGGCTTATGGCAGCAAAAGCGGGTATAAGGTTGCCGGAAAGAAAATTGCCCTGGCACTATCCGTTGGCATAGATGAGCACGAGTATAGCACCACCGGCAAATACAAATATACAATGGAGCAGTTGACCACACCATTTGAACTTACTTTTGAATACATAAAAGCTGATTATCAACCGTTATTTGCTTATTATGGCATTGAATTAAATGCATCAAGCGAATGGGTTGAAAAAAGCGTTCCGCTGTATATTGATTTTTTAGAATCCCTGTAG
- a CDS encoding GNAT family N-acetyltransferase, producing MTIDFIPIKTDDKHTVLNLFKEAAEKIASMNIDHWQYWKNPPAEKVEWVEEGIRNNEFFFVKSGGELIGMVRILEEDWLYWGEQKDKALYVHSLVVKEEYGGKGVGRDVLEKVENRAKAEGCKYLRLDADSKNHKLCGYYEKQGFKKVGIKEVTLSVSNLYEKEL from the coding sequence ATGACTATTGACTTTATTCCCATAAAGACTGACGACAAGCACACTGTGCTGAACTTATTTAAGGAGGCCGCTGAAAAGATTGCCAGTATGAATATTGACCATTGGCAATACTGGAAAAATCCACCTGCAGAAAAGGTGGAATGGGTAGAAGAAGGGATCAGGAATAACGAATTCTTTTTCGTTAAATCCGGAGGCGAATTAATCGGCATGGTCAGAATTTTAGAGGAGGATTGGTTGTACTGGGGCGAGCAAAAAGATAAAGCTTTATATGTTCATTCCCTGGTTGTAAAAGAGGAGTATGGAGGAAAAGGAGTGGGAAGGGATGTGCTCGAAAAAGTTGAAAATAGAGCAAAAGCAGAAGGTTGTAAATATTTGAGGCTTGATGCGGACTCCAAAAACCACAAGCTGTGCGGCTATTACGAAAAACAAGGATTTAAGAAGGTGGGGATTAAAGAGGTGACACTATCAGTAAGCAATCTGTACGAAAAAGAATTGTAG
- a CDS encoding DoxX family protein, protein MKNKILLVLTILFGLMMVNSGLNKFFNYMPMPEDMPEETMKIFGAFMTIKWLMPLIALGEIVGGVLIAIPKTRALGAIVIFPIMVGIVVHHLTHDPAGVVIGLILFLINIWVIIEEKNRYMHMIK, encoded by the coding sequence ATGAAGAACAAAATTTTACTAGTCCTCACCATCCTGTTTGGATTGATGATGGTCAACTCGGGCCTGAACAAATTCTTTAATTACATGCCTATGCCGGAAGATATGCCGGAGGAAACCATGAAGATATTTGGTGCATTTATGACTATAAAATGGTTAATGCCATTAATCGCCCTGGGCGAAATAGTCGGAGGAGTTTTAATAGCCATACCGAAAACAAGAGCCTTGGGTGCGATTGTTATTTTCCCCATCATGGTCGGTATCGTTGTTCACCACCTCACCCATGATCCCGCAGGTGTTGTGATTGGCCTCATCCTCTTTCTTATCAACATTTGGGTGATTATTGAAGAAAAGAACAGGTACATGCATATGATAAAGTAG
- the greB gene encoding transcription elongation factor GreB, with product MKRSMLITPEGLEKLKEELDHLWRVERPETTKKVSWAASLGDRSENADYHYNKKRLREIDRRVLYLRKCIDNFKVVHYHPHQEGKVMFGAWVEIENDKGMKKRLRIVGYEELIGAKDCISMDSPMAQALLNKEVGDEAIVQTPAAKFVWRINKIEYQK from the coding sequence ATGAAGAGATCAATGCTGATAACCCCTGAAGGATTAGAAAAGCTAAAGGAGGAGTTAGATCATCTTTGGCGAGTAGAGCGACCGGAAACTACAAAAAAAGTTTCATGGGCAGCCAGCCTTGGTGATCGGTCTGAAAATGCGGATTACCATTATAATAAAAAAAGACTACGCGAAATCGACAGGCGCGTTCTGTATCTGCGCAAATGCATCGATAATTTTAAAGTGGTACACTATCATCCTCACCAGGAAGGCAAAGTGATGTTTGGGGCCTGGGTAGAAATTGAAAATGATAAGGGCATGAAAAAGCGTTTGCGCATTGTGGGCTACGAAGAACTTATAGGCGCTAAAGATTGCATTTCAATGGACTCTCCCATGGCGCAGGCACTGCTAAATAAAGAGGTAGGAGATGAGGCTATAGTGCAAACACCGGCAGCTAAGTTTGTATGGCGTATTAATAAAATTGAATATCAGAAATAA
- a CDS encoding SDR family NAD(P)-dependent oxidoreductase, with product MKKTAFITGATSGIGEACAILLASHSYNLVLCGRNQPMLDLLKDELSQHVNVHTLCFDIGHTDQLMEIIKNLPEAFQCIDVLINNAGGAHGLDELDHSAIADIDQMIDVNVKGLLYITRMVIPYLMKSKGGHVVNISSVAGKQPYGKGVAYCASKAAVEAISESLRHELVPRGIKVTNIAPGAVNTNFSTTRFKGDVDRAARVYQGFSPLVAEDIAETVLFCLNRPSRVQVSDMTILASAQSTATSIHRADL from the coding sequence ATGAAAAAAACTGCATTTATCACCGGCGCAACATCAGGAATCGGAGAGGCATGTGCCATACTTCTTGCATCTCACAGTTACAATCTCGTACTCTGCGGAAGGAATCAGCCTATGTTAGACCTGTTAAAGGATGAGCTTTCGCAGCATGTTAATGTGCATACTTTATGTTTTGACATTGGGCACACTGACCAATTGATGGAAATTATAAAGAATTTGCCAGAGGCATTTCAGTGCATAGATGTACTGATCAACAATGCCGGAGGTGCCCATGGGTTGGATGAACTGGATCATTCAGCCATCGCTGACATTGATCAAATGATAGATGTCAACGTTAAAGGCCTGCTTTATATTACCAGGATGGTCATACCTTATCTAATGAAAAGCAAAGGTGGTCATGTGGTTAATATCAGTTCAGTAGCGGGTAAGCAGCCCTACGGAAAAGGGGTGGCTTATTGTGCGTCAAAGGCGGCAGTGGAGGCAATAAGTGAAAGCTTACGACATGAGTTGGTACCAAGAGGTATAAAGGTAACTAATATTGCCCCAGGTGCTGTTAACACCAATTTTTCAACTACTCGATTTAAAGGAGATGTTGATCGGGCGGCCAGGGTCTACCAGGGATTTTCTCCTTTAGTGGCCGAAGATATTGCAGAAACTGTGCTTTTTTGCCTCAACAGGCCTTCCCGGGTTCAGGTCTCTGATATGACTATACTGGCTTCGGCACAGAGTACTGCTACCTCTATACACAGAGCCGACCTATGA
- a CDS encoding superoxide dismutase codes for MKIELRLPQLPYERNALNPIITEETFDYHYGKHHSAYVNNLQNLVKDTSMADNKVEQIIVEAYHNGDSGLFNNAAQHWNHTFFWHSLSPDGGGHPNGKIRELIERDFSSFEKFKSQFSETAIRLFGCGWAWLAQNEQGSLEIIPMKEASTPLTDGKAPILTLDVWEHAYYIDYRNARPKFVEGFWDIINWDFANENLK; via the coding sequence ATGAAAATTGAATTAAGACTTCCACAGCTTCCATATGAAAGAAACGCACTCAATCCTATAATCACTGAGGAAACATTCGATTATCATTATGGAAAGCATCACTCCGCCTATGTAAACAATCTCCAAAATTTAGTTAAGGATACGTCAATGGCTGACAATAAGGTGGAACAAATAATTGTTGAGGCTTATCATAATGGGGATTCCGGTTTATTTAATAACGCTGCTCAGCATTGGAACCATACCTTTTTCTGGCATTCCCTGTCTCCCGATGGCGGTGGCCATCCAAACGGAAAAATAAGAGAATTGATAGAGCGCGACTTCAGTTCCTTCGAAAAATTTAAAAGTCAGTTCTCGGAGACAGCAATCAGGCTATTCGGTTGTGGTTGGGCCTGGCTTGCTCAAAACGAGCAGGGCTCCCTGGAAATAATTCCTATGAAAGAAGCCTCTACGCCTCTGACCGACGGGAAAGCTCCAATCCTCACGCTTGATGTGTGGGAACACGCCTACTACATTGATTACCGCAATGCCCGGCCAAAATTCGTGGAAGGCTTTTGGGATATCATCAACTGGGATTTTGCCAACGAGAACCTGAAATAA
- a CDS encoding winged helix-turn-helix transcriptional regulator produces the protein MTKIKETSTNFANKQALENDCLEVYASNIIGGQWTLAICCYLINGKLRYGELKKCLPNITERMLALQLRKLEKDRIVKRTVHAEVPPRVEYELTSVGYELKPIIRELEKWGRKHKKSLELVGKNIEP, from the coding sequence ATGACGAAAATAAAGGAAACATCTACAAATTTTGCGAACAAACAGGCCTTGGAGAACGACTGCTTAGAAGTCTATGCTTCAAACATTATAGGAGGACAATGGACACTGGCTATCTGCTGCTATTTAATCAATGGGAAGCTCCGGTATGGAGAATTAAAGAAATGTCTGCCAAATATTACAGAAAGAATGTTGGCCTTACAATTACGAAAATTAGAAAAAGACCGGATCGTAAAACGGACTGTACATGCAGAAGTGCCCCCTCGGGTCGAATATGAATTAACCTCAGTTGGATATGAGCTAAAACCAATAATTCGTGAACTCGAAAAATGGGGGAGGAAGCATAAGAAATCATTAGAGCTGGTTGGAAAAAACATTGAGCCCTGA
- a CDS encoding ClpP family protease has product MIEANVIPMVIDNSGRGDRAYDIYSLLLKERIIFLGGPINQSVASIVVAQLLYLNSVDPKQPINLYIQSPGGEVYAGLAIYDTMKMLTASVSTYSVGFTGSMGTFLLSAGEKGKRFALPHATIHMHPTGGGAKGYTEDVRIATQEQERLQTQIFHLMGKHTGHTWQEIEDFFIRDKYLNAQEAKNFGIVDEILGDASDIVILNKSRPGVNLMLKAAQK; this is encoded by the coding sequence ATGATAGAAGCTAACGTAATACCTATGGTAATAGACAACTCCGGCAGAGGAGACCGTGCCTATGACATTTACAGCCTTTTGCTGAAAGAACGCATCATTTTTTTGGGAGGCCCTATAAACCAGTCTGTTGCGAGTATTGTAGTTGCGCAGTTGCTGTACCTGAACAGTGTAGACCCGAAACAGCCCATCAACCTGTACATCCAAAGCCCGGGAGGGGAGGTATATGCCGGCCTGGCCATTTATGACACGATGAAAATGCTGACGGCTTCAGTATCGACCTATTCTGTAGGCTTTACGGGGAGTATGGGTACATTTTTGTTAAGTGCCGGAGAGAAGGGCAAACGTTTTGCTCTCCCCCATGCCACGATCCATATGCACCCCACGGGAGGTGGAGCCAAAGGCTATACGGAGGATGTCCGGATCGCCACCCAGGAGCAAGAGCGTCTCCAAACGCAAATATTTCATCTAATGGGCAAACACACCGGCCATACGTGGCAGGAGATCGAAGATTTTTTCATTCGTGACAAATACTTAAATGCCCAGGAGGCCAAAAACTTCGGTATAGTAGATGAAATACTGGGTGATGCCAGCGATATAGTCATTTTAAACAAGTCCAGGCCAGGGGTAAATTTAATGCTTAAGGCGGCGCAGAAGTGA
- a CDS encoding Crp/Fnr family transcriptional regulator, with amino-acid sequence MIVVFEVAWISNAGREKSNIYSYMTVSTEKQAISPMKETLRKHLEEIIELTDEEFALVLSHFKLRTFKKHQIVIDQGDAVKYNFFIVKGLMKSARVTPDGKEHIVQFAMENWWITDLEAFHYGTHSKFTVDCLEDTTTYGLTLESKLLLCKQLPQIEHFFHVKTTAGYIALQKRVLCFISSKAQDRYHNLLEQYPGLMQRVPKTMIASFLGVSRETLSRMAVA; translated from the coding sequence ATGATTGTTGTCTTCGAAGTAGCATGGATATCCAATGCCGGGCGGGAAAAATCTAACATTTACTCCTACATGACCGTTTCCACAGAGAAACAGGCAATCTCACCGATGAAAGAAACTCTAAGAAAACACCTGGAAGAAATTATCGAACTTACGGATGAAGAATTTGCCCTCGTGCTGTCGCATTTTAAGCTGAGGACTTTTAAGAAGCACCAAATTGTGATAGATCAGGGTGATGCGGTAAAGTATAATTTTTTTATTGTAAAGGGTTTAATGAAATCAGCCAGGGTTACTCCTGATGGCAAAGAGCACATAGTACAGTTTGCTATGGAAAACTGGTGGATTACCGATCTGGAAGCCTTTCATTATGGAACTCACTCCAAGTTTACGGTTGATTGTCTGGAAGACACTACTACTTATGGTTTAACGCTGGAAAGCAAGCTTCTGCTTTGTAAGCAACTCCCGCAAATTGAGCACTTTTTCCATGTTAAAACTACTGCGGGGTATATTGCGCTGCAAAAGAGGGTTCTCTGCTTTATCAGCAGTAAAGCACAGGACCGGTATCATAACCTGCTGGAACAATATCCGGGGCTCATGCAACGTGTGCCTAAAACAATGATAGCATCCTTTTTAGGGGTGAGCAGGGAAACCCTGAGCCGGATGGCCGTGGCCTAG
- a CDS encoding VOC family protein, translated as MNPKKIWANLAVSNVERTWEFYLKLGFKPNCPPSTKELASFVIGDDDFVIHFFESEHLKSNLEGELADLSKGNEIIFTLSAQSKDEVDKWVEEVKKAGGTVLYDPKKDKKEYYDENGYYVFVFADPDGHKFNVFFNAGKG; from the coding sequence ATGAATCCAAAAAAGATCTGGGCAAATTTGGCCGTAAGTAACGTTGAAAGGACCTGGGAATTTTATCTGAAATTAGGATTTAAGCCCAACTGTCCTCCTTCTACCAAAGAGCTGGCAAGTTTTGTGATAGGAGATGATGATTTTGTAATCCATTTTTTTGAAAGCGAACACCTTAAATCCAATCTGGAAGGGGAATTGGCAGACCTAAGCAAAGGAAATGAGATCATCTTTACACTTTCTGCTCAAAGCAAGGATGAAGTGGACAAGTGGGTAGAGGAAGTGAAAAAAGCAGGAGGAACCGTACTATACGACCCCAAAAAGGACAAGAAGGAATACTACGATGAAAATGGCTATTATGTTTTTGTCTTTGCCGACCCGGATGGGCATAAATTCAATGTATTTTTTAATGCAGGTAAGGGGTAG